One part of the Prosthecobacter vanneervenii genome encodes these proteins:
- a CDS encoding type II toxin-antitoxin system RelE/ParE family toxin, with protein MKSQPVEFLEPVEHDLRYVREFYDSWKLNGAEDFQERFRECVSWIEWNPVMFPRQYRVFRRAIIRRSYFAAYYVIEPGVTTIVAVLDMRREPQSIQRLLKGRKP; from the coding sequence GTGAAAAGCCAGCCGGTCGAATTTCTGGAGCCCGTGGAGCATGATCTCCGCTACGTCCGTGAGTTTTATGATTCATGGAAACTTAACGGGGCGGAAGACTTCCAGGAACGTTTTCGCGAATGTGTGTCTTGGATTGAATGGAATCCGGTGATGTTTCCAAGGCAGTATCGTGTTTTCCGCCGCGCCATCATCAGACGATCCTATTTTGCCGCCTACTATGTGATCGAGCCAGGGGTGACCACCATCGTTGCCGTTCTCGACATGCGCCGTGAGCCGCAATCCATTCAAAGGTTGCTCAAAGGAAGGAAGCCATAA
- a CDS encoding addiction module protein, giving the protein MSLTDFPDLARLPKAQRMKLADELWQSSVDDGTKVPVWHQETLDQRWNDYRSGKVKRISLKELERRLAKR; this is encoded by the coding sequence ATGAGCCTCACGGATTTCCCTGATCTTGCGCGCCTGCCAAAAGCCCAGCGGATGAAGCTTGCTGACGAACTTTGGCAGTCCAGTGTTGATGATGGGACGAAGGTTCCTGTCTGGCACCAAGAGACGTTGGATCAACGGTGGAATGACTATCGCAGTGGCAAAGTGAAACGCATTTCGCTCAAGGAGCTTGAACGTCGCCTAGCCAAACGGTGA
- the hisF gene encoding imidazole glycerol phosphate synthase subunit HisF: MLTKRIIPCLDVKEGRVVKGTKFLQLRDAGDPVECAQVYNAQGADELVFLDITASHEERKTMVDVVARTAASCFMPLTVGGGIRTVADMREMLLAGADKVGINTAAVKTPHVIDEAANAFGCQCLVVAIDAKRNEHGSWTVYTHGGRNATELDAVEWAAEVCKRGAGEILLTSMDSDGTKAGYDIGLTKAVSEAVSIPVIASGGAGNLDHMVDVLRNGKADAVLAASIFHFGEYTVGDVKKYLGGHGVPVRL, from the coding sequence ATGCTGACCAAACGCATCATCCCCTGTCTCGACGTGAAGGAAGGCCGTGTCGTGAAAGGCACGAAATTCCTGCAGCTGCGCGATGCAGGCGACCCCGTGGAATGCGCCCAGGTGTACAATGCCCAGGGCGCGGACGAGCTGGTGTTTCTGGACATCACCGCGAGCCATGAGGAGCGCAAGACGATGGTGGATGTGGTGGCCCGCACAGCGGCCAGCTGCTTCATGCCGCTGACGGTGGGCGGGGGCATCCGCACCGTGGCGGACATGCGCGAGATGCTGCTGGCAGGCGCGGACAAAGTGGGCATCAACACCGCGGCGGTGAAAACCCCGCATGTGATCGACGAGGCGGCCAACGCCTTCGGCTGCCAGTGCCTGGTGGTGGCCATCGATGCGAAGCGCAACGAGCACGGCTCATGGACGGTTTACACGCACGGTGGACGCAATGCGACTGAGCTGGATGCTGTGGAATGGGCGGCTGAAGTGTGCAAACGCGGTGCAGGCGAGATTTTGCTGACGAGCATGGACTCGGATGGCACCAAGGCGGGCTACGACATCGGCCTGACGAAAGCGGTGAGCGAGGCGGTGAGCATTCCCGTCATCGCCAGCGGCGGCGCGGGCAATCTGGACCATATGGTGGATGTGCTGCGCAATGGGAAGGCGGACGCGGTGCTGGCGGCGAGCATTTTCCACTTTGGTGAATACACCGTGGGGGATGTGAAGAAGTATCTCGGCGGGCATGGCGTGCCGGTGAGGCTGTAA
- the tal gene encoding transaldolase — MTQLDQLKQHTVVVADTGDFEAMKAYKPQDATTNPSLILQASQKAEYKSLFDKAVADGKSGGVDAVMDNLVVAFGLEILKIVPGRVSTEVDARLSFDTQANIDKARHLIGMYEKAGISRERILIKIASTWEGIKAAEVLQKEGINCNLTLLFSLAQAVACAEGGIKLISPFVGRILDWYKKSTGKDFVGAEDPGVQSVTQIYNYYKHFGYKTEVMGASFRNKGEITELTGCDLLTISPGLLGELAASEDPITPKLNAANAKSLKIEKIGSDEKTFRWLFNEDAMATEKTAEGIRNFAKDIVKLETMVAAALG, encoded by the coding sequence ATGACCCAGCTCGACCAGCTCAAGCAGCACACCGTGGTGGTCGCCGACACCGGCGACTTCGAAGCCATGAAGGCCTACAAGCCCCAGGACGCCACGACCAACCCTTCCCTCATCCTCCAGGCTTCCCAGAAGGCTGAGTACAAGTCGCTGTTCGACAAGGCTGTGGCTGATGGCAAGTCCGGCGGCGTGGACGCCGTGATGGACAATCTCGTGGTGGCCTTTGGCCTGGAGATCCTCAAGATCGTGCCCGGCCGTGTGTCCACCGAAGTGGACGCCCGCCTGTCCTTTGACACCCAGGCCAACATCGACAAAGCGCGCCACCTGATCGGCATGTACGAGAAGGCCGGCATCAGCCGCGAGCGCATCCTGATCAAGATCGCCTCCACGTGGGAAGGCATCAAGGCCGCTGAAGTGCTGCAGAAGGAAGGCATCAACTGCAACCTGACCCTGCTTTTCAGCCTGGCCCAGGCCGTGGCCTGCGCCGAGGGCGGCATCAAGCTGATCTCCCCCTTTGTGGGCCGCATCCTGGACTGGTACAAGAAGAGCACCGGCAAAGATTTCGTGGGCGCTGAAGATCCGGGCGTGCAGTCCGTGACGCAGATCTACAACTACTACAAGCACTTTGGCTATAAGACCGAAGTGATGGGCGCGAGCTTCCGCAACAAGGGCGAGATCACCGAGCTGACCGGCTGCGACCTGCTGACGATCAGCCCCGGCCTGCTGGGTGAACTGGCTGCGAGCGAAGACCCAATCACGCCGAAGCTTAACGCCGCGAATGCGAAGTCCTTGAAGATCGAGAAGATCGGCAGCGACGAGAAGACCTTCCGCTGGCTGTTCAACGAAGATGCCATGGCGACTGAAAAGACCGCCGAAGGCATCCGCAACTTTGCCAAGGACATCGTGAAGCTGGAAACGATGGTGGCGGCCGCCCTGGGCTGA
- a CDS encoding lactonase family protein yields MTRSTIAFAFAALTTTAIAGENFLVYFGTSTTAKNGSKGIYVARFNTATGELTQPQLAAEAGNPGFLAIHPTKKYMYACGDVVKADGQKGGGLSSFGINKDTGKLTLINQSATSGAGPCHVSVDKTGSVATISNYGSGSIGSYAIKEDGSLSPEASFFQHEGSGADPKRQAGPHAHSVNFSPDNRYAYACDLGLDKVLIYKVDTASGKLTPNDPAFAKTPAGGGPRHLAFHPNGKYVYVNNEMAMTETVFAYDAATGGLTEIETVSTLPEADRGMKGLSTAETVVHPNGRVVYVSNRTHDTIAVFACDPATGKLTLLQNVPVEGKIPRNICLDPTGKWLVAAHQDSATAALFKVDQDSGKLTFTGTKVDVPGSICVRFLALD; encoded by the coding sequence ATGACCCGATCCACCATCGCCTTTGCTTTTGCCGCCCTGACCACCACCGCGATCGCGGGGGAGAACTTCCTCGTTTACTTCGGTACGAGCACCACCGCCAAGAACGGCAGCAAGGGCATCTATGTGGCCCGGTTTAACACCGCGACGGGTGAGCTGACCCAGCCGCAGCTGGCCGCCGAGGCGGGCAATCCTGGCTTTCTGGCGATCCACCCGACCAAGAAATACATGTATGCCTGCGGAGATGTGGTGAAGGCAGACGGCCAGAAAGGCGGCGGGCTGAGCTCCTTTGGCATCAACAAGGACACAGGCAAGCTGACGCTGATCAACCAGTCTGCCACCTCTGGCGCGGGCCCCTGCCATGTGAGCGTGGACAAGACCGGGAGTGTGGCGACGATTTCCAACTACGGCAGCGGCAGCATCGGCTCGTATGCGATCAAGGAGGACGGATCGCTCTCGCCTGAGGCGAGCTTTTTCCAGCACGAGGGCAGTGGTGCCGACCCCAAGCGCCAGGCGGGACCGCACGCGCACTCGGTGAACTTCAGCCCGGATAACCGCTATGCCTATGCCTGCGATCTGGGCCTGGACAAAGTGCTGATCTACAAGGTGGACACCGCCAGCGGCAAGCTGACGCCGAATGATCCGGCCTTTGCCAAAACGCCTGCAGGCGGCGGACCGCGCCACCTGGCCTTTCACCCGAATGGCAAGTATGTGTATGTGAACAACGAAATGGCGATGACGGAGACCGTCTTTGCCTACGATGCAGCCACAGGAGGGCTGACGGAGATCGAGACGGTGTCCACCCTGCCGGAGGCGGACCGGGGCATGAAGGGCCTGAGCACGGCGGAGACGGTGGTGCACCCGAACGGCCGCGTGGTGTATGTGAGCAACCGCACGCATGACACGATCGCTGTTTTTGCCTGCGACCCGGCCACCGGAAAGCTGACCCTGCTGCAGAATGTGCCCGTGGAGGGCAAGATCCCCCGGAACATCTGCCTGGACCCCACGGGCAAGTGGCTGGTGGCCGCGCATCAGGACAGCGCCACGGCGGCCCTTTTCAAGGTGGACCAAGACAGCGGCAAGCTAACCTTTACCGGCACCAAAGTGGATGTGCCCGGCAGCATTTGCGTGCGTTTCCTGGCGCTTGATTAA